The region AAAAATGGCAATGTTATTAGTTTTTCCAAGTTGCATGAGTTCTGCTGTAACCTCCTTAATCTGAGATACAGACCCTTGAACACTAGTAATTTCAGGACTCATGACTGTTTGAATGGAGTCAATTATTACAAAATCAGGCTGCAATTTTTCAATTTCTGCCCTGATATTTGCCATATTGGTCTCAGCATACAGGTAAAAATCGCTATTCACATCTCCCAGACGCTCGGCCCTAAGCTTTATCTGCTGGGCACTCTCTTCCCCTGAAACATAAAGGACACGCCCCCTATTAGCAAGCTGGGTTGATACCTGTAGAAGAAGGGTTGATTTTCCAATTCCTGGGTCCCCTCCAATCAGAACAAGGCTACCTGGAACAACTCCTCCGCCCAAGACACGATTAAATTCATCAAGATCAGTTTCAACCCTTAAGGTTTCCTGACTTTCAACCTCCTCAAGCTTCATGGGACGGCTCTTCTCACCACTTAGGCTTACCCTGGCATTTTTTACAGGGCCTGCTTCAACCTCTTCAACAAAGCTCCCCCAAGCTCCACAGTTGGGACAGCGTCCCAGATATTTAGGCGAATGATAGCCACAATTTTGACAGATAAATGTTGATTTTGCTTTCTTGGCCAAGGTGACCTCCTAATCTTTTAAACTTTATTTTCCAGTGCTTCCAAAACCGCCAGTTCGCTCACCAGTTGCCAAATCTCCATCAGCTACCAAATAAGGCATAAAAACGCCTTGAGCTATTCGTTCACCCTTCTCAATAAGGACATCCTGATCAGTAATATTTTTCATTTGGACAAAAATTTCACCCTCATTATTGGGATTATTATAATAATCCTTGTCGATGACACCGACTGAATTGATGAGGACAATTCCCTTCTTTCGTGGGTTACTGCTTCGGTCATAAAGGTAAAGGACCTCCTCATCCTGCATGTAGGCCTTAAGACCCGTTGGTACTAGGCCAATTTCAGAAGCCTTTATAACAAATTTATCGGAAGCTTCTATGTCATATCCAGCAGCATGCTTGGTTGAACGTTTGGGTAAATTAACTCCCTTATCTTCATAAGCACTTACGACTTCAAATCCACGAATTTTCATTATATCTCCAATACTATATACGTTTTCTTTCTTAATTATAACAAAAAATACCTACAAGTTTGTAGGTATGATTTTTAATATAGGTCAAGGCCTTCTTTTTCAGGGGCAAGTTTAAGGTAGAAGTTTTGCAGGCTGGTCCTATAATATGGTAGGACGTAGAAGATAGCTAGTCCTAGGGTCAATCCCACCAAAATAAACCATAAAATAAAGCTCAGGTTAAAAAGAAAGAATTTGAAGCGGTGTCCTGCCATAAGATTTTTACTCTTACTGATGCTCTCTCTGGCCGAGATTTTTATACCCTGGTCTATATAATCCTTGTAGATATTTGTTGCCTGAGCATATGAGTAACTTTTAGCTATGACAAAAATAGTCCCAAATATTCCTAGTAGAATAGGAAGGAGGTAAAAAATTGGCTCCAAGCCCTTGTAAGAAAAGGCCATCAGAAGAATGGTTATAAGGGCCGCAAACAAGACAATCAAAAGGGCCAAATAGATGCTAACTAAGATATTAATTATAACAACAGGGAAAAAATACTTCTTTTGTAAAATCTCTGACTGTTGATCAAGGGGACGACCGCTCGGACGACCTAGACGCAAGTTATCAAGGGTGACATAGTCAGCACTATTTGATGTAATAAACATGGCCACAGTGATTAAAAAGGACAGGATGCTTGGAAAACTTATATAAAAATTATCGTAGCTAACGTCAACCTGGGAACCAAGGCTTGCACTCATGATTGAAAGGATTATTGTAATCGACCATAAAATCAGGCTGTACTTCAGATTTCCATTAACAAAAGCCTTAGCCTCCTTCTTAATTGATTTAAAATTCATAAAAAACTCCTTTATACTTTTTTATTATGAAACTTTTATTTATTATAATAGTTTTCAGGCCAATATACAAACTAAACCCATAACCAAAGTGCTAAATTTACCAAATAAAAGGCAGCATAGGCCCCCACCTATGCTGCCTTCCACATGACTAGTCCTGAAAAATGCCCTTATTTCTAAAACTAGCTGTGAAACCTATCCTTTTCTTTCCCAAAAAAGCTCCATACAGGCTCGTCCAACTTGAATTATCAGCTATAATCTTTTCTTTTTCATGTAAAATAAATTCAGTATGTCAAATACCTGCTAAAACTCCGTAACCTATTTTTCCTATCAAAATAGGTTAAATCGGATACCGTATATCCACTAGTATAATACCATAAAATTTTTTTAAAATAAACGCTTACCTATCTTTAGGGTAAGCATTAACCAGCTAAAATCCGAATTTTAAAAAGGGTATAGCAATGAGAATTACAAGAATGGTAATAAAGATAAGGACTGCTAGGAACCTAACTGACCTACTTGTTCTAACCCTATAAGTCGGAAGATTGACCGAAAATACCAGAATTAGGCCACCCAAGGCTCCACCCACATGACCCAGAAGGCTAATGCTTGGATCAAAGAGATTAAAGGCCAGATTAAAGAGAATCAAGGCCAAATATCCCTTAGAAAACTCCTTTAGGGCCTGAATTTTACTAATGTAGCCGAGGCCTACAACAGCTGCAAAAATTCCAAAAAGAGAGGTTGACGCACCTGCTGAAAGAGAAAAGGTGTCAAAGCAAAAGACAAAGGCATTTCCGAAGATACCAGAACAAAGGTAGAGGATTAGATAATTAAAAGAGCCAAAAATCTCCTCCAAATCCCTACCAATGAAATAGATGATAAAGGTATTAGATAAAAAGTGCATGAGTCCAATATGAACAAAAATCGGACTAACTAGCCGCCATAGATGGCTGGGATGTTCAAGAATATCTGGGCCCCACAAGGCCCCAGAGGCTAAAAGATTCCTTGGGCTTGTCATATTTGAGCCATATCTCACATACATGCAGACAAAAACAAGGCTTGTAAGAGCCGTCAAAAGATAGGTCACCCTATGTTTTTTATTATAGGTAAAATTCACTTGTCTTCCTCGCTTCCTTCATAGAAAAAGATCTCATCAACCCTTTCATCATAAACTTCCGCCTGAATCTTATCCCTTTGAAAATCAAAGGCAAGACTTAGGGTAGAACCCTTAAAATGACTAAGATAGCGGTCATAAAAACCGCCCCCATAACCTATGCGGTAGCCACTTTCCCCGTCAAAAACAAGGCCTGGCACCAAAAGCAAATCAGGCACACCTTCTTGGCTAACTCTTGGTTCCAAGATACCAAATTTCGATCTAATTAACTTATCTGGCTCATAGGGGAAAAAGGCCATTTTACCGGGACCCATAACTCTTGGAATAAAAATATCCTTACCCCTAGCCCTTAGCTCCTTGATGAGGTAGGAAGTGTCAAATTCAAAGGGCATGCTCATAAAAAGGCCAATTTTTTGGGCCTTAAAAACCTGCTCATGCTCTAAAAATTTTGAGCTGAGATAGGCTTCCTGCTTCTTCTTCTCTAAGCTATTTTGTTTTTTTAAATGCTCAAGCATTGCTTGACGACTTATTTCTTTTCTTTTCATATTATCTATGATATACTAAATTTGTATTTTAGTTAAGAATTAAATCAGTGCTTGTTCCATTCTGTAAAAGGATTCAAATGTTACACACTTTTAAGGCTAAAAGAAGATACAAATAAATTTTAGGAGTGTGTAATATTATGGCACAAGGTACTGTTAAATGGTTTAACCCAGAAAAAGGATTTGGTTTCATCACTGCTGAAGATGGTAAAGATGTATTCGTACATTTCTCTGCTATCCAAACTGATGGATTCAAAACTCTTGAAGAAGGTCAAGCAGTTGAATTCGACGTTGAAGATGGTCAACGTGGACCTCAAGCGGTTAACGTTACAAAAGCTTAATTTCGATTAAGTAAGAAAGTCAGCCTAGGCTGGCTTTTTTTTGTAGCATTTTTTATAGTTTTTCCCTAAATTTTACGACTACACTTGTAAACGATGATAGCTTTTGTTATAATTTGACCTTACCCTATGCTTATATATTATAAAAACAATCATAAATAGGAGAGTCAGATGAAAAAAGAAGCAAAAACAGGAATTTCAAGAGTTAGATACAAGGCCATCCTTTGGGGAAGCATTCTCCTGGCCTGTAGCCTACAAGTCCTAGCTGCCTGTAGCCCAGCAAAATCTTCAAAAGATGGAGATAGACTAGAAATTATTGCAAGTTTTTATCCAGTCTATGCCTTTACTAAGGAAATAGTCGGAGATACAGGAGAGGTTAAGCTTCTTGTACCAGCAGGTAGTGAAGCTCATGACTATGAACCATCTGCCAGAGACCTTGCAAATATTAGTAAGTCAGATGCCTTTGTCTACCATAATGACAATATGGAAACCTGGGTCAAAAAAGCCCAAGAAAATTGGCAGAAAAGTGACCTTAAGCTTATAAATGCTACTAAGGATATCCTACTTCTACCAGATGATGGCACGAGTCACGATCACGACCACACTGGTAGCGACCACAAGCACGAATATGACCCCCATACTTGGACCTCACCTTATATGGCCATTAAGGAGGTCAAAAGTATTGAGCAACAACTAATCACCCTCTATCCTGATTTGGCAGATAAATTTAGGGAAAATGCTAGTAAGTATCTGGAAAAACTAGAAGCCCTTGATAGTGAGTTTACAGAAAAGTTAGGCCAGGCCCAGCAAAAGAACTTTGTCACCCAGCACTCAGCCTTTCGCTACCTTGCCCTTGACTACGGCCTAAATCAAGTCCCCATTTCTGGCTTAAATCCTGACAAGGAGCCATCAGCTGCCCGCCTTGCGGAGCTTAAAAAATATGTGGCAGAAAATGACATTAAATATATCTACTTCGAAGATAACACCAGCGACAAATTTGCCAAAACCTTAGCCAAGGAAGCAAAAATTCAAGTAGCTTCACTTAATCCCCTTGAAAGCCTAACGGATAAGGACCTAAAGGACGGGAAAGACTATATTTCTGTCATGAAGGAGAACCTTGCTTCCCTGATGAAGACAACTAGCCTTAAAGGTACAGATATAAAGGCAGAAAATCCATCTGAGACTACAAAAACTGTAGCAAATGGCTATTTTTCAGATAGTGATGTCAAGGACCGCAGCCTAAGCGACTACAAGGGAGACTGGCAATCCGTTTATCCCCTCCTTCAAGCAGGAGATCTTGATCAAGTTTTTGACTACAAGGCAAAAATTAAAAAAGACATGACCGCTCAAGCCTACAAGGAATACTACCAAAAGGGTTACGCAAGTGATGTCAATCAAATTAAAATCACAAATGACAGCATGACCTTCATCCAAAATAGTGCCAGCTCAAGCTATAAATACAAGTATGTCGGCTATAAAATTTTGACCTACAAAAAAGGAAACAAGGGAGTCCGCTACCTCTTTGAAACAGATGATCCTAATGCTGGTCAATTTAAGTACATTCAGTTTAGCGACCATAATATAGGACCTGTAAAAAGTAGTCATTTCCATATCTTTTACGGAGGTGAAAGCCAGGATAAACTTTTAGAAGAAATAGACAACTGGCCTACCTATTACCCGCAAGACATGTCTTCTTTTGAAATTGCTGAAGAAATGTTAGCCCATTAAAAAAGACTGCCTAAGGCAGCCTTTTTTATTTAGCAGTTCTAACTTTTAAGTAGTCACTGATTTCCTTAACAGCAAAGGCCAGAGCATCCTCGTCCGGTGTCATCTTAGGATGGTGGAGGGCATAAGGACTATCAACTCCCAACCAGAACATAACTCCAGGTGTCTTATGAAGGAGGTAACCAAAATCTTCTCCGGTCATACTTGGGCCAACCTCTCTAAAGTCAACAGAGTCCTTGTCCTCAAAATAATTCATTAGCTTAAGGGCCAGGTCTGGATTATTTTCTACCGGTAGGTAACCCTTTTGATCCAAGATAACATGAGCTTCCACCCCGTAAGATAAGGCAATCCCTTCAGCCATCTCCCTGACCCTTTTTTGGGTTAAAAGATTCATTTCAGTGGTAAGAGTTCTAACTGTTCCCCTGACTGTTGCTTCTTCCGAGATTACATTGTCTGTATTTCCTGAATTGAAGGATCCAATTGTCACAACAGCTCCCTCAACGGGGTTTACATTTCTACTGACAACTGACTGCACTTGGGTTACAAAGGCTGCAGCTGCAACCAAGGAATCTCTGGTATTATGCGGAAAGGCTGCGTGTCCTCCCACTCCTTTAAAGGTGATGTTCAAACTACAAGTTCCTGCAAAAAGAGTTCCTGCATTGGTTGCAATTGTTCCAACAGGTAGATCAGGATTTACATGAAGACCATAAAATTCATCAGGTAGCCAGTCACCAAAGGCACCAGCTTCGTACATAAGCATGCCCCCAGCCTCATTTTCTTCAGCTGGTTGGAAGAGAAAGAGCATGTTATTTTCAGGTTGCTCAATAAGCATCTCCTCTAAAAGTCCAAGGGCAATGGTCATGTGAAAATCATGACCACAGGCATGCATGCGACCTTCATGAGTTGACTCAAAATCAAATCCAGTCTGCTCAACGATTGGAAGACCATCAATGTCTGTTCGCCAACCAATTGTCTTTTGCGGATTTTTACCTTCAAGCATGACTAAAATTCCAGTCTGCCAGGTTTTAATCTTAACAAAATCCTTACTAGCTGCAAGCTCCTTGATTTTATCCATCAAGTAGCTGTGAGTTTTAAACTCACACAGACCAATCTCGGGAATTTGGTGGAGGTCTCGTCTAACTTCTACTAAATTAAGTGAATTAACTTTTTTATTATCCATATTATTCACCACTAGTAATTACAAGGTTCTTAAAGCTTCTTCAAGGGCTGTTTTAGCTTCTGTTTGAGCATCAATTTCCTTGATGACGCGGGCTGGAACGCCGGCCACAACTACACCTTCTGGAACATCTTGAGTTACGATTGCTCCTGCTGCTACAACTGAATTTGATCCTACTTGAACTCCTTCAATAATAACGGCATTTGCTCCCACAAGAACATTATCACCCACACGAACAGGATCAGCACTGGCTGGCTCAATCACACCAGCAAGGACGGCTCCAGCCCCAATGTGGCTATTTTTCCCAACAGTTGCACGCCCACCAAGGACAGCCCCCATGTCAATCATGGTTGATTCACCAATGACTGCTCCAATATTAATGACTGCACCCATCATGATGACAGCATTATCACCAATCTCAACCTGGTCACGGATAATGGCACCTGGTTCAATCCTTGCCTTAATCTCCTTCATATCAAGTAGGGGTACAGCAGTATTACGACTATCATTTTCAATCACATAATCAGCCTCTGCTAAATCACTTAATAAAGGTTTAATCTCCTCCCAGTCTCCAAAAAGAAGACCAAAGCTCTTGTCAGCTGCCTTAAATTCCTTAACTGTTGCAGGCACCTGACCAATCTCACCCTTGTAAGTCACCTTGACTGGTGTCTTTTTCTCAGCTTGTGCAATAAATTGAATAATTTCTTGAGCATTCATTTTTGAAGTCATTTTTTCTCTCCCATAACTATAATAAAGTAAATTACCTACAAATTTCCTAAAATATTACTTGTAAATATTCCAAGTATATAATATTACAACCAATGCTACAAATGATAAGACAAGTCCCGTATCACAAAGCTTCCACTTGAGGATACGATACTTGCTTCTTCCTTCACCACCGCGAAAACCCCGGCTTTCCATGGCAATGGCCAAGTCGTCTGCCCGCTTAAAGCTTGACACAAAGAGCGGTATTAAGATGGGAATGACGCTCTTGATCTTCTGCATGAGATTACCCTCGCCAAAGTCCATCCCCCTCGATCTTTGGGCGTTCATGATTCTTGTGGTGTCATCCATAAGAGTCGGAATAAAACGCAGGCTAATCGAGAGCATGAGACCAATATCATAGACAGGCACCCCCAATTTTTTAAGGGGAGAAAGGCCTGTCGCCACCCCGTCAGCCAGGGTCAAAGGTGCTGTTGTAAGAGTCATAACCGTACTTAGAACCACAATTAAGATAAGCCTTAGGGCCATGTAGAAGGCATTAAGTAAGGCTCCTGCTGTAATCTTTAAAAACCAAATCTCAAATAAAAGCTCGCCCGACTGGGTAAAAAGAATCTGAAAGAGAGCTGTAAATAAGATAAGACCAATCATGGGTTTTAAACCTGTGTAATAGTAGGAAAGCTTAATCTTAGATAGGAGAACGGCTAGTAAGGTATAGACTGAGAGAATCAGGTAACCTACTAGGTCAGTCGCCATAAAAATCACTACAACAAAGGCAAACATGACTAAAAGTTTGCTCCGAGGGTCCATGCGGTGAACAATTGAGTTGCCTGGAAGATAGCGGCCCATTATTATTTTATCCATGAAGCTTATCCTCCAACATATCAGCCAACTCCCCTCTAGTCACAGGTAGATGGTCAAAAATCATGCCCCGCTCCCTAAGTTTTAGGGCAAAATCAGTGGCCTTAGGCACACCCAGCTGATTTTCCTTCATAAAGTCAACATCCTGGAAAATCTGACCAGGCTGACCTTCCTTGGCCAAGTGTCCCTTATCAAGAATGTAGACGTAATCAGCATAGTCTGCCACATCATCCATCAAATGGGTTACAAGGACAGTCGTAAGCTTGTGCTTGTGGTGGAGGTCATAAAAAAGCTCCATCATCTGGATTCTAGCCTTGGGATCAAGACCTGCAGTCGGCTCATCAAGGACCAAGACCTCAGGATTCATGGCAAGGATTCCAGCGATAGCAACCCGCCTCATCTGACCACCTGAAAGTTCAAAGGGTGAACGGCTAAAGAGGTCCTCACTAATACCCACAAGGGTTAGTTTTTCACGGGCCAACTCTTCTGCCTCCTTCTCTGAAACTCCAAAATTCTTAGGGCCAAAGGCCACGTCCTTTAAGACAGTCTCTTCAAAAAGTTGGGCTTCAGGAAATTGGAAGACCACG is a window of Streptococcaceae bacterium ESL0729 DNA encoding:
- a CDS encoding dUTP diphosphatase codes for the protein MKIRGFEVVSAYEDKGVNLPKRSTKHAAGYDIEASDKFVIKASEIGLVPTGLKAYMQDEEVLYLYDRSSNPRKKGIVLINSVGVIDKDYYNNPNNEGEIFVQMKNITDQDVLIEKGERIAQGVFMPYLVADGDLATGERTGGFGSTGK
- a CDS encoding DUF975 family protein; this encodes MNFKSIKKEAKAFVNGNLKYSLILWSITIILSIMSASLGSQVDVSYDNFYISFPSILSFLITVAMFITSNSADYVTLDNLRLGRPSGRPLDQQSEILQKKYFFPVVIINILVSIYLALLIVLFAALITILLMAFSYKGLEPIFYLLPILLGIFGTIFVIAKSYSYAQATNIYKDYIDQGIKISARESISKSKNLMAGHRFKFFLFNLSFILWFILVGLTLGLAIFYVLPYYRTSLQNFYLKLAPEKEGLDLY
- a CDS encoding rhomboid family intramembrane serine protease, whose amino-acid sequence is MNFTYNKKHRVTYLLTALTSLVFVCMYVRYGSNMTSPRNLLASGALWGPDILEHPSHLWRLVSPIFVHIGLMHFLSNTFIIYFIGRDLEEIFGSFNYLILYLCSGIFGNAFVFCFDTFSLSAGASTSLFGIFAAVVGLGYISKIQALKEFSKGYLALILFNLAFNLFDPSISLLGHVGGALGGLILVFSVNLPTYRVRTSRSVRFLAVLIFITILVILIAIPFLKFGF
- a CDS encoding 5-formyltetrahydrofolate cyclo-ligase — its product is MKRKEISRQAMLEHLKKQNSLEKKKQEAYLSSKFLEHEQVFKAQKIGLFMSMPFEFDTSYLIKELRARGKDIFIPRVMGPGKMAFFPYEPDKLIRSKFGILEPRVSQEGVPDLLLVPGLVFDGESGYRIGYGGGFYDRYLSHFKGSTLSLAFDFQRDKIQAEVYDERVDEIFFYEGSEEDK
- a CDS encoding cold-shock protein, which produces MAQGTVKWFNPEKGFGFITAEDGKDVFVHFSAIQTDGFKTLEEGQAVEFDVEDGQRGPQAVNVTKA
- a CDS encoding zinc ABC transporter substrate-binding protein AdcA; this translates as MKKEAKTGISRVRYKAILWGSILLACSLQVLAACSPAKSSKDGDRLEIIASFYPVYAFTKEIVGDTGEVKLLVPAGSEAHDYEPSARDLANISKSDAFVYHNDNMETWVKKAQENWQKSDLKLINATKDILLLPDDGTSHDHDHTGSDHKHEYDPHTWTSPYMAIKEVKSIEQQLITLYPDLADKFRENASKYLEKLEALDSEFTEKLGQAQQKNFVTQHSAFRYLALDYGLNQVPISGLNPDKEPSAARLAELKKYVAENDIKYIYFEDNTSDKFAKTLAKEAKIQVASLNPLESLTDKDLKDGKDYISVMKENLASLMKTTSLKGTDIKAENPSETTKTVANGYFSDSDVKDRSLSDYKGDWQSVYPLLQAGDLDQVFDYKAKIKKDMTAQAYKEYYQKGYASDVNQIKITNDSMTFIQNSASSSYKYKYVGYKILTYKKGNKGVRYLFETDDPNAGQFKYIQFSDHNIGPVKSSHFHIFYGGESQDKLLEEIDNWPTYYPQDMSSFEIAEEMLAH
- a CDS encoding N-acetyldiaminopimelate deacetylase — its product is MDNKKVNSLNLVEVRRDLHQIPEIGLCEFKTHSYLMDKIKELAASKDFVKIKTWQTGILVMLEGKNPQKTIGWRTDIDGLPIVEQTGFDFESTHEGRMHACGHDFHMTIALGLLEEMLIEQPENNMLFLFQPAEENEAGGMLMYEAGAFGDWLPDEFYGLHVNPDLPVGTIATNAGTLFAGTCSLNITFKGVGGHAAFPHNTRDSLVAAAAFVTQVQSVVSRNVNPVEGAVVTIGSFNSGNTDNVISEEATVRGTVRTLTTEMNLLTQKRVREMAEGIALSYGVEAHVILDQKGYLPVENNPDLALKLMNYFEDKDSVDFREVGPSMTGEDFGYLLHKTPGVMFWLGVDSPYALHHPKMTPDEDALAFAVKEISDYLKVRTAK
- the dapD gene encoding 2,3,4,5-tetrahydropyridine-2,6-dicarboxylate N-acetyltransferase: MTSKMNAQEIIQFIAQAEKKTPVKVTYKGEIGQVPATVKEFKAADKSFGLLFGDWEEIKPLLSDLAEADYVIENDSRNTAVPLLDMKEIKARIEPGAIIRDQVEIGDNAVIMMGAVINIGAVIGESTMIDMGAVLGGRATVGKNSHIGAGAVLAGVIEPASADPVRVGDNVLVGANAVIIEGVQVGSNSVVAAGAIVTQDVPEGVVVAGVPARVIKEIDAQTEAKTALEEALRTL
- a CDS encoding energy-coupling factor transporter transmembrane protein EcfT; translation: MDKIIMGRYLPGNSIVHRMDPRSKLLVMFAFVVVIFMATDLVGYLILSVYTLLAVLLSKIKLSYYYTGLKPMIGLILFTALFQILFTQSGELLFEIWFLKITAGALLNAFYMALRLILIVVLSTVMTLTTAPLTLADGVATGLSPLKKLGVPVYDIGLMLSISLRFIPTLMDDTTRIMNAQRSRGMDFGEGNLMQKIKSVIPILIPLFVSSFKRADDLAIAMESRGFRGGEGRSKYRILKWKLCDTGLVLSFVALVVILYTWNIYK
- a CDS encoding energy-coupling factor ABC transporter ATP-binding protein; amino-acid sequence: MAITFEKVAYVYQEKTPFESQALFDINMNIKTGSYTALIGHTGSGKSTLLQHLNGLVKPSQGKICVFDTEITKDSKNKDLKKIRKKVGVVFQFPEAQLFEETVLKDVAFGPKNFGVSEKEAEELAREKLTLVGISEDLFSRSPFELSGGQMRRVAIAGILAMNPEVLVLDEPTAGLDPKARIQMMELFYDLHHKHKLTTVLVTHLMDDVADYADYVYILDKGHLAKEGQPGQIFQDVDFMKENQLGVPKATDFALKLRERGMIFDHLPVTRGELADMLEDKLHG